Within Xanthomonas oryzae pv. oryzae, the genomic segment TCCGCGACCGCGTGCACGCGATGTCGCTGCGGCTGGAAATCATCGACGACGGCGGCGGCGTGCCGGAAGAACTGGCCGAGCACCTGTTCCTGCCGCTGGTCAGCGGCCGTGCCGAAGGCAGCGGATTGGGTCTGGCGCTGGCCCAGCAGGTCTCGCGCCAACACCACGGCACGCTGACCTACCGCTCGCGTCCGGGCCATACCGTTTTCACCCTGGTGCTGCCCGAGCTGGCCGGCAATGACGACAAGGAGCATCTGCATGGCTGAGGCCGCCGCCGTATCCCACATCTGGGTGGTCGACGATGACCGGTCGGTCCGTTTCGTGCTGTCCACCGCCTTGCGCGATGCCGGTTACGCGGTGGATGGTTTCGACAGCGCTGCCGCCGCGCTGCAGGCGCTCGCCATGCGGCCCACGCCGGACCTGCTGTTCACCGACGTGCGCATGCCCGGCGAAGACGGCCTGACCCTGCTCGACAAGCTCAAAGCCAAACACCCGCAACTGCCGGTGATCGTGATGTCGGCCTATACCGACGTTGCCAGCACCGCCGGCGCCTTCCGCGGCGGCGCGCATGAGTTCCTGTCCAAGCCCTTCGACCTGGACGATGCGGTGGCGCTGGCCGCACGCGGGCTGCCGGATGCCGATGCGGGTGCCGACGAAATCTTCGCCACCCGGCTGGCCGAAGGCTCGGCCTCGTTGATCGGCGACACGCCCGCTATGCAGGCTTTGTTTCGCGCGATCGGACGTCTGGCGCAGGCGCCGCTGTCGGTCTTGATCAACGGCGAAACCGGCACCGGTAAAGAGCTGGTCGCCCACGCGCTGCACAACGAATCGCCGCGCGCGCGCAAACCCTTCGTCGCGCTCAATACCGCCGCCATTCCGGCCGAATTGCTGGAAAGCGAGTTGTTCGGCCACGAAACCGGCGCCTTTACCGGCGCGACCAAACGGCATATCGGCCGTTTCGAACAAGCCGATGGCGGCACGCTGTTTCTGGACGAAATCGGCGACATGCCGTTGCCGCTGCAGACACGCCTGTTGCGCGTGCTGGCAGAGAACGAATTCTTCCGCGTCGGTGGGCGCGAATTGATCCGCGTCGATGTGCGTGTGATCGCCGCGACCCACCAGGATCTGGAAGCCTTGGTCCAACAAGGCCGCTTCCGCGCCGATTTGCTACATCGCCTGGATGTGGTGCGCCTGCAATTGCCGCCGCTGCGCGAACGCCGTGGCGACATCGCGCAACTGGCCGAGAACTTCCTGACCATGGCCGGGCGCAAGCTCGACATGTTGCCCAAGCGGCTGTCGTCGGCCGCGTTGGAAGACCTGCGTCAATACGACTGGCCCGGCAACGTCCGCGAACTGGAAAACGTGTGCTGGCGTCTGGCCGCGCTGGCCACCGCCGACATCATCGACGTGGTGGATGTGGAAGCCGCACTGGCACGTGGTGGACGTCGTCACCGCAG encodes:
- the ntrC gene encoding nitrogen regulation protein NR(I), whose protein sequence is MAEAAAVSHIWVVDDDRSVRFVLSTALRDAGYAVDGFDSAAAALQALAMRPTPDLLFTDVRMPGEDGLTLLDKLKAKHPQLPVIVMSAYTDVASTAGAFRGGAHEFLSKPFDLDDAVALAARGLPDADAGADEIFATRLAEGSASLIGDTPAMQALFRAIGRLAQAPLSVLINGETGTGKELVAHALHNESPRARKPFVALNTAAIPAELLESELFGHETGAFTGATKRHIGRFEQADGGTLFLDEIGDMPLPLQTRLLRVLAENEFFRVGGRELIRVDVRVIAATHQDLEALVQQGRFRADLLHRLDVVRLQLPPLRERRGDIAQLAENFLTMAGRKLDMLPKRLSSAALEDLRQYDWPGNVRELENVCWRLAALATADIIDVVDVEAALARGGRRHRSGRSDGQWDDMLSSWAAQRLSEGAQGLHAEARERLDKTLLEAALQLTQGRRAEAAARLGLGRNTVTRKLGPGRKPR